The Syngnathus scovelli strain Florida chromosome 21, RoL_Ssco_1.2, whole genome shotgun sequence DNA segment AATAATCTTGACCCGCACAAAAATATGACACAAAATATGCTGGTATGTTTGGAACAACACAGCCACGTGTTAAATTTTAGTCCTTTCAACCTACTTTTCTGTTTGCATGGCGAGAGTGCTTTGCGACAACCTCACAATTTATACACCATACGTTAAATGCTTCCTGCTGTATTTGATGTGTATAACCTCTAAAGGGCAAATTATTATTTCTGTACATTAACAAAAGTGGATTTAATTGAGTATGCTGCCTCAATGTACttaaagaggattttttttttttaggctaccACTTGTCAAAATATGAATAAGATTGCGAATGTCTTAACTTCCTCTTTAACATAAAGAATAAAGTGGCACGCTAACTTTTCGGGATTTTGGAAGCATTctgaaaaaatgtattttatgtaCATGAATGactattctaaaaaaaaaaataaaacttccttttgttattttttaagtgttgttttattttactataTTTTATGATATATATGGATGGGTACCTAACAATATGGAAATATTAAATCAATTTTGTACGTACATATTGAAAAGTCTTCTCCAGTGTTGGTCCTAGAGGAAGGTGCTCAGGGTGTTATCCACAGTGGCCAGATGCAAATATTCTGGGGGTTCCACCTCAGAACCTCGCCCCTTGTCCGCGTCCTGGCCACGACCCCTTCGGCGCACAGAGCCTCTGGAACGCCGCTCCAGACATGCCAGGATCATGTGGGCGAGGTCCTGCTGAAGCCGCTGGAAGTTCTCCCTAAGAAAGTCAAGGTTAATATCgaattgccatttttttttgcaggtttaAGATTTGCATACGTTGTGGGTGGAGTCGGGAGGTCGTAGTCTGCACCCGTCTCACCCGTCAACCAGTATGTTGTCTCTGTTCCTTTACcctgagaaaacaaaaattgTTGCCCTACTCCAGAAGTAAACTTTTTTTATGAGGCTCCTCCATTACCTTGAGATATGTTTCACCTCTGTACTCATACTCAAACTTGCAGTCTGTCCTGGTTAGGATATTAATAGTCGGCTGACTGACGTGAATCCGCAGGGCTGCGGTACAAAATGTCACAATCATTTCATTAGCGCGACCATGAGGATGCTCTAATTGCACATAAATAATTACAAACGTCACAGGGCAGGAGCCGACTGGCACGCTGCGTTAATGGCGACATAAATCAGTTTGCTCATTTAAGAGCGTGCTTGCTCACGGTGGCCTGTAGACTCCATTCGAGACGCTGTGTTGACCGTGTCTCCGAATAAACAATATCTGGGCATCTTTACGCCGACCACACCTGCTGCACACAGACCTGAAACACAAATAAATGAACagattaaaaataatacataaataatcaaataaataaataaataatacaataatccctcgtttatcgcagataatttgttccaaaaaccacccgtgataagtgaaatccgcgaagtacggtcaccaacaagaagtactgggaaggctaacgagttagtggaaagatgctaattcgcaatcgtgctaacacgcgaaaacggacttctaaaggaatgtaaacgaacatttggagcaatactacattgtcctaaaggttagacacgtttcctcaatttaaaagttttattttgacttttaaatgtttttttaatttggaaaaaaaaaacgcgatgtAGTTaagccgcgataagtgaaacgcgaagtagcgagggatcactgtaataataaaataaaataaaataaaataaaataaaataaaataaaaaattaaattaaattaaattaccgtatttgccggtgtacaggtcgactcggtgtataagtcgaccccttaaaattcgacggaaatttacgattttatgatatatcctttgtgtaagtcgagctcaattgttgcattatattaaacttcaaaattcaatatgcgaaatttattgacgaaatgtgttcaaattccgggaggccgtgcgcatgcggctgtttataagcaccgcggaggagatcgcggccggcgagctcgcgcacgccgcccggcaccagcgggaggccggaaatagctccaagccgagcggatcggcactttataagcaccgcggaggagatcgcggccggcgagctcgcgcacgccgcctggcaccaacgggaggccggaaatagctccaagccgagcggatcggcactttataagcaccgcggaggagatcgtggccggcgagctcgcgcacgccgcccggcaccaacgggaggccggaaatagctccaagccgagcggatcggcactttataagcaccgtggaggagatcgcggccggcgagctcgcgcacgccgcccggcaccaacgggaggccggaaatagctccaagccgagcggatcggcactttataagcaccgcggaggagatcgcggcgcctcattggacttccagcggccggcgagctcgcgcacccgcccggcacatccgggaggccgtgcgcacgcgccaagtggccgaaaatagcccccgccgagcggatcggctgtttataagcaccccggaggagatcgcggcgcctcattggacttccagcgggccgcgcactcgcgcacgccgcccggttcaaattttctaagtgcaacgcacaatgagatgcatgagaaacggccttggttaccatcacatttgaagcgatgaatacgaagttaaattttatgactcggtgtataagtcgaggtcgatttttttcggttgattttggatcgaaaaaggtcgaccaatacaccggcaaatacggtaaattaaattaaattaaattattaattttcTGCTAACTGTGGAATTTAGATCTAAAAATGTGGCATTTGGTCTACCTGAGTGCACGCCAATGCGTATCCACACGGGGATGCCCGGCAGATGTCTGAGCTGGAAGTTACCCATAAAGGTCAAAATGTCCAAGGCCATGCGGCAGATATCCACCGCATGTCTATTGCCATTCCGGTTCGGAAGTCCGGAAGCCACCATGTAGGCATCACCGATTGTTTCCACCTGAAAATCAGAGCTATCATTTCCAGGTCCAGAAAATATGAGGCAGAATTGTACCTTGTAGACATCGTGGTGGTCCAAGATGCTGTCAAAGCCCTTGTAGATGTCGTTGAGCATGTCCACCACCTCCATGGGCGTGCTGTACTGGCATAGCGTGGTGAAGCCCACGATGTCGCTGAAATAAATAGTCACCTCGTCGTACAGCTCCGGCTCCACGACCCCACTCTCCTTCAAGCTCTTCACCACAGTACTGCAGACACAAAACATGGGAAGAAGTTCTTGTTTAGCCGCCGTTTTGAGGTCAACTTTGATCCGAACAAACCGTGGAAGAAGCATAAAGTTGAGGCAATCCGCCCGGTCCCTCTCCATTTTATAAAGAGCCGTTCTCTCTCCAACCAGGTGCTCCAGGTTCTTGGAATACATCTGCAACCGACGTATCATGTTGTCCATGTAGCTCTCGTTGTCTTTGTTGTGTATTTTACTAgcgggggataaaaaaaaaagagaaataacaTTAAAGCATTGATCATCATGTAATAATGCAACAAACGTGACAATTACCTGATGATTTTTCCCAAGCAACTTTCAATCTTTTTGAAATCTGGCCTTTTTTCAGCATCCTCGTCCCAACAACTTTTTATCAATATGTATACCTAGAAGAATATATTgaggacaaagaaaaaaaaaacagtgttgaTACCCGGTAATAAATAGTATTAATAttacttttaaaatgtatgttGCAATAATTATGTAATTTTTGTGTAAGGTACAATTTGCAATAGCGGCCTCATACCTCAAGTTCTTTCTCTGTAGCTGTGTCAAAGTCCAGATCAGGTCTGAAGTAGGACATGATGACCCTGGATAACTTttctgagcacacacacacacacacacacacacacacacaaacacacacacacacacaatgcattgTTTGTGTaatataaaagaaaatataaaacaaaacaaaaactaaaataataaaataataataataataataataataataataattggataaacaaattaaataaagtaaatgaatattaaaaacatgtttgtgATTCACCTGCACGGTTAGAGCAGCATTCCGTGTAGAAGGTTGATTTCCTCAAAACGATCTCCTGAGCGATGATGGCGAAGCTGTATACATCTCCTTTCTGTGAGGTGCCCTGTTTCCTCAAGTGCTCAGGCGCCGTCCACAAGTCTGAGTGGAGACACAAAAGAGATCATCGAAATAGCCTGACAATCAATTCAATGATGCATTGCATTTTTACCTCTGCCGGGCTTGAGGAAAGAGTTGCAGCCAAAATCTGTGATCTTCACCACCATGCGGTTGTCCACCACGCAGTTGGTGGACTTGAGGCGCCCATGCACTTGGATGTCACTGGCATGGAGGTAGGACATACCCTGCACAGAAACACATTGGAAAATTGGAAAAGCCTACTCAAGCGCCCTCTACTGGGAGAAAATGGCATTGCAATAAAATGTTGCCTCTTGAAATGACCATTTTAATTTGGACTAAAGTCGTGCTGTTTTTTTATGAAGCTCAATTGTCATCAGTGTGTCACCTTAACGATGTCATACATGACGGAGATCTTGAACTCCCAGTCCATGAACGTTTCCTCTGGATAAGACACCTTGTCATTCAGCACATACTGGATGCAGTGAAGAATAGAAGCTTGTTCTTATTTAATTAAATACACTCAGATTTAAGGTTTGATATTGTCATACACACCCTGAGCGACCCTCGTTCACCATACTCAAAGACCCCAAACACGCCCTGATCAAACTTCACCGTGCCGTAGAACTTGGTGAGGTTATAATAGTCGATTTGCAGGAGCTGCAGATCAAAATGGGTCGATTTTAttcaaaatagaaaatttgcaCATCCACTTGTGCGTGCCTCACCGCATGAAGTTCCACTTTTTGTGTCTCGTTGAAGTTCCCATCCGAGTGATTGAGCTCCTTCAGGATGACAACCTGAGAAATGAGCAGTGGCACCTCCGATCAATAATATATCATAAACACAAGAAGTAATTCGCTTGTTCGTCTACCTTCTTATCATAGAGCGCACGGCGGATcttaaaatccttttttttctcttcgatCTGAAAAGAGATAATGTGAAGgacaatttcatttttatttttttttatttcataccTTCAGATAGACTTCATTGAGCGTGTTGTCCTCCAGCAGCGTGACAAGATCAGAGGGGATGTGGGAGATGGACAACCGCAGGAGACGATCTCTCCTGTTCTGTCTGCAATCAAATATCTACAGGTCAACACCAATAAATGatcaaataattttaaaataattcaaaataaacctGTAGAAGATGAAAGCAa contains these protein-coding regions:
- the gucy2cb gene encoding guanylyl cyclase C isoform X1, with the protein product MASWRWSLWLFIFVTLMGSHQGIRQCLRGVSMSVILLDDDESPWSLKFVGGQILKSLASESVQENNTTFNLTVTFGGFNTTYYRQRGCHSSACEGVAKLKNLMHSHRLGCAVLGPTCTYATYPLVDAEKGLKLSTPIISAGSFGPACDNTLNLQRLLPPARKISDFFVHFWKDNNAIKPVWETAYVYKLPTHTEDCFWYINALESAPHMFAQKVKRTMLRKPDDLKTVLSSHTNRTSNLFIMCGSVKDIVEMKNLSAEADSNEILFILIDLYNDQYYINTTSHSAMKNVLVLTMPNTRNYTINSDLKSNNTVIPFLIWKSIKSQSFVILKQMNDYMAAYHDAVILVSRVIREIIAKPHSGAHQMPYVTVQYLRNTSFDGIAGNYRLDEQGDRDVNLSVIYTTNDYKYRTLFEFDTEHSMTMLLDDHPSFVWGERLPNYKPDEEPPSLDTVVVVLGVIVVVVVAIAFIFYRQNRRDRLLRLSISHIPSDLVTLLEDNTLNEVYLKIEEKKKDFKIRRALYDKKVVILKELNHSDGNFNETQKVELHALLQIDYYNLTKFYGTVKFDQGVFGVFEYGERGSLRYVLNDKVSYPEETFMDWEFKISVMYDIVKGMSYLHASDIQVHGRLKSTNCVVDNRMVVKITDFGCNSFLKPGRDLWTAPEHLRKQGTSQKGDVYSFAIIAQEIVLRKSTFYTECCSNRAEKLSRVIMSYFRPDLDFDTATEKELEVYILIKSCWDEDAEKRPDFKKIESCLGKIISKIHNKDNESYMDNMIRRLQMYSKNLEHLVGERTALYKMERDRADCLNFMLLPRTVVKSLKESGVVEPELYDEVTIYFSDIVGFTTLCQYSTPMEVVDMLNDIYKGFDSILDHHDVYKVETIGDAYMVASGLPNRNGNRHAVDICRMALDILTFMGNFQLRHLPGIPVWIRIGVHSGLCAAGVVGVKMPRYCLFGDTVNTASRMESTGHPLRIHVSQPTINILTRTDCKFEYEYRGETYLKGKGTETTYWLTGETGADYDLPTPPTTENFQRLQQDLAHMILACLERRSRGSVRRRGRGQDADKGRGSEVEPPEYLHLATVDNTLSTFL
- the gucy2cb gene encoding guanylyl cyclase C isoform X2 — translated: MASWRWSLWLFIFVTLMGSHQGIRQCLRGVSMSVILLDDDESPWSLKFVGGQILKSLASESVQENNTTFNLTVTFGGFNTTYYRQRGCHSSACEGVAKLKNLMHSHRLGCAVLGPTCTYATYPLVDAEKGLKLSTPIISAGSFGPACDNTLNLQRLLPPARKISDFFVHFWKDNNAIKPVWETAYVYKLPTHTEDCFWYINALESAPHMFAQKVKRTMLRKPDDLKTVLSSHTNRTSNLFIMCGSVKDIVEMKNLSAEADSNEILFILIDLYNDQYYINTTSHSAMKNVLVLTMPNTRNYTINSDLKSNNTMNDYMAAYHDAVILVSRVIREIIAKPHSGAHQMPYVTVQYLRNTSFDGIAGNYRLDEQGDRDVNLSVIYTTNDYKYRTLFEFDTEHSMTMLLDDHPSFVWGERLPNYKPDEEPPSLDTVVVVLGVIVVVVVAIAFIFYRQNRRDRLLRLSISHIPSDLVTLLEDNTLNEVYLKIEEKKKDFKIRRALYDKKVVILKELNHSDGNFNETQKVELHALLQIDYYNLTKFYGTVKFDQGVFGVFEYGERGSLRYVLNDKVSYPEETFMDWEFKISVMYDIVKGMSYLHASDIQVHGRLKSTNCVVDNRMVVKITDFGCNSFLKPGRDLWTAPEHLRKQGTSQKGDVYSFAIIAQEIVLRKSTFYTECCSNRAEKLSRVIMSYFRPDLDFDTATEKELEVYILIKSCWDEDAEKRPDFKKIESCLGKIISKIHNKDNESYMDNMIRRLQMYSKNLEHLVGERTALYKMERDRADCLNFMLLPRTVVKSLKESGVVEPELYDEVTIYFSDIVGFTTLCQYSTPMEVVDMLNDIYKGFDSILDHHDVYKVETIGDAYMVASGLPNRNGNRHAVDICRMALDILTFMGNFQLRHLPGIPVWIRIGVHSGLCAAGVVGVKMPRYCLFGDTVNTASRMESTGHPLRIHVSQPTINILTRTDCKFEYEYRGETYLKGKGTETTYWLTGETGADYDLPTPPTTENFQRLQQDLAHMILACLERRSRGSVRRRGRGQDADKGRGSEVEPPEYLHLATVDNTLSTFL